From a region of the Triticum aestivum cultivar Chinese Spring unplaced genomic scaffold, IWGSC CS RefSeq v2.1 scaffold177989, whole genome shotgun sequence genome:
- the LOC123176838 gene encoding auxin-induced protein 15A-like: MCNVITIPSVAWLRRAVRRWRARRSASAPVPAGHVAVCAEGARFMVRLAHLSHPAFLELLRQAEEEYGFRSGASGPVALPCDEARLRDVLRRVSSSCDSEEPRRPFCRRRGDSRPLLQAVAVEKLFL, from the coding sequence ATGTGCAACGTCATCACGATCCCGTCGGTCGCCTGGCTGCGCCGCGCCGTGCGCCGGTGGCGCGCCCGCCGCTCCGCCTCCGCGCCGGTGCCGGCGGGGCACGTGGCGGTCTGCGCGGAGGGCGCGCGGTTCATGGTGCGGCTGGCGCACCTCAGCCACCCGGCCTTCCTGGAGCTgctccggcaggcggaggaggagtACGGCTTCCGGTCCGGCGCCTCCGGCCCCGTCGCGCTCCCCTGCGACGAGGCCCGCCTCCGCGACGTCCTCCGCCGCGTCTCTTCCTCGTGCGACTCAGAGGAGCCGCGCCGCCCCTTCTGCCGCCGCCGTGGCGACTCGCGGCCGCTGCTGCAGGCGGTGGCCGTGGAGAAGCTCTTCTTGTGA